A section of the Scleropages formosus chromosome 12, fSclFor1.1, whole genome shotgun sequence genome encodes:
- the tbr1b gene encoding T-box brain protein 1b: MQLGHCISPSSVMLSKKFLNVGSGFPNSEGSELAAQDHPVMSSSDNLESGSPLKKNSSGMTNQSEGDGFPDSKDAPGDVQRSKLSPVLEGVSEIRHNFDGSAAERYLLSQTNQAQPVSASPGAMFPYPSQHGPTHPAFSIGSPNRYMPHHPVITNGAYNSLLTNTSPQGYPTAGYPYAQQYGHTYQGGAFYQFSSTQAGLVPGKAQVYLCNRALWLKFHRHQTEMIITKQGRRMFPFLSFNISGLDPTAHYNIFVDVILADPNHWRFQGGKWVPCGKADTNVTGNRVYMHPDSPNTGAHWMRQEISFGKLKLTNNKGASNNTGQMVVLQSLHKYQPRLHVVEVNEDGTEDSTQPGRVQTFTFPETQFIAVTAYQNTDITQLKIDHNPFAKGFRDNYDTIYTGCDIDRLTPSPGDSPRSQIVPSARYAMAGSFLQDQFVSSYAKSRFHPGAGSAPGTDRSVPLSNSLLSPPQADETAAASPQRWFVTPANNRLDFATSAYDAAAAADFAGNAATLLSYAAAGVKALPLPAAGCSGRPLGYYADPSGWGTRTPPQYCSKSSSVLSCWPSNSAGSRTSASSYALDEGDSLTTERSPLGASEDAKPKDLSESSWTETPSSIKSIDSSDSGIFEQAKRRRISPSATPVSETASPLKSEMLTARECEKNCAKDVGYYSFYTHS; this comes from the exons ATGCAGCTGGGCCATTGCATCTCGCCGTCGTCTGTCATGCTCTCCAAGAAGTTTCTGAATGTGGGCAGCGGTTTCCCCAACTCAGAGGGATCTGAGCTGGCCGCGCAGGACCACCCTGTTATGTCCTCCAGTGACAACCTGGAGAGTGGTTCACCTCTGAAAAAAAACTCCAGTGGGATGACGAATCAGTCGGAGGGAGACGGTTTTCCTGACTCCAAGGACGCACCGGGGGACGTCCAGAGAAGCAAACTCTCTCCTGTTCTGGAAGGAGTCTCTGAAATTCGTCACAATTTCGATGGATCTGCTGCAGAACGGTACCTCCTGTCTCAGACGAACCAAGCTCAGCCAGTGTCTGCCTCTCCCGGTGCCATGTTCCCGTACCCGAGTCAACACGGACCGACGCACCCCGCTTTCTCGATTGGGAGCCCGAACCGCTACATGCCTCATCACCCGGTGATAACCAATGGAGCGTACAACAGCCTCTTGACCAACACCTCTCCGCAAGGCTACCCAACAGCGGGCTATCCCTACGCGCAGCAGTACGGACACACGTACCAGGGGGGGGCTTTTTACCAGTTCTCCTCGACACAAGCTGGGCTGGTGCCTGGCAAAGCCCAAGTCTATCTGTGCAACAGGGCTCTGTGGCTCAAGTTCCACAGACATCAGACAGAAATGATCATAACGAAACAAGGAAG acGGATGTTCCCCTTTTTAAGCTTTAACATCTCCGGTCTGGATCCGACGgctcattacaatatttttgtggATGTAATTCTTGCCGATCCGAATCACTGGAGATTTCAAGGAGGAAAGTGGGTTCCGTGTGGGAAGGCGGACACAAATGTAACAG GAAACAGGGTTTACATGCACCCAGACTCCCCCAACACCGGCGCCCACTGGATGCGCCAGGAAATTTCCTTCGGCAAACTGAAGTTAACAAATAACAAAGGAGCCTCAAACAACACAGGACAG ATGGTGGTTCTGCAGTCCCTGCACAAGTACCAGCCCAGACTGCATGTGGTGGAAGTGAACGAGGACGGCACGGAGGACTCGACCCAGCCCGGCCGGGTGCAGACCTTCACCTTCCCGGAGACCCAGTTCATCGCGGTCACCGCGTACCAGAATACGGAT atcacGCAGTTAAAAATCGATCACAATCCGTTTGCTAAAGGGTTTCGGGATAACTATGACAC CATCTACACAGGTTGCGACATCGACCGACTGACACCGTCGCCCGGCGACTCGCCTCGCTCTCAGATCGTGCCCAGCGCGAGATACGCCATGGCGGGctctttcctccaggaccagtTTGTCAGCTCGTATGCCAAGTCGCGCTTCCACCCTGGCGCCGGGAGCGCTCCTGGCACGGACCGCAGCGTCCCTCTTAGCAACAGCTTGCTGTCCCCGCCACAAGCCGACGAGACCGCGGCGGCATCCCCGCAGCGCTGGTTCGTCACCCCTGCCAACAACCGACTGGACTTCGCCACCTCGGCCTacgacgccgccgccgccgccgactTCGCCGGAAACGCGGCCACCCTGCTGTCTTACGCTGCCGCTGGAGTAAAGGCACTTCCGCTTCCGGCCGCGGGATGCTCCGGCAGACCCCTGGGCTATTACGCGGACCCGTCAGGGTGGGGCACGCGCACCCCGCCTCAGTACTGCAGTAAATCGAGCTCCGTCCTGTCCTGCTGGCCCTCCAACTCCGCAGGAAGCAGGACTAGCGCTTCCAGCTACGCGCTGGACGAAGGGGACAGCTTGACCACCGAGAGGTCTCCGCTGGGCGCCTCCGAAGACGCCAAACCCAAAGACCTGTCGGAGTCGAGCTGGACGGAGACGCCCTCTTCTATAAAGTCGATCGACTCGAGCGATTCGGGAATATTCGAGCAGGCCAAACGAAGGCGGATATCGCCGTCCGCCACGCCGGTGTCGGAAACGGCGTCGCCGCTCAAGAGCGAGATGCTGACGGCGCGGGAGTGCGAGAAGAACTGCGCCAAGGACGTTGGATACTACAGCTTCTACACACACAGTTAG